The DNA sequence TTGGACCTCCCCGCCGAAGGCGTGCTCCCGCTGGCCGTCGAGCGCGCCGACGGCACGTATATCGGCGTGCCGGGGCCCGATGTGGAAAAACAGCCTGACGACACACTCGTATTGTTCGGACAGGAAGACCGATTACAGGAACTCTCGGGCCGTCACGAGACCGACACTCAAGCGCGCGAGGACGCGGTCGAAGACCACCAAGACCGCCTCGAAGCGCGTGATCAATCTGCATGACCGAGGTTCCAGAATCGTCTTGTCCAACGCAAACGAGACTCGTCCCTACCGCTTCCGTCCGTCCGCCACAGGTTGGGGGGAACTGTATGACTAAGAGGAGTAATCCCCGAACGATGAACAGGTGCGGGCGTGACCTACTACCGGACTGTGAAGACGCCTCCTCAAGCGAGACCTACCGCGAACAGGGGGACTCGGGACTCGATTTTTCACGATCACGAAAACAGTCTACGCTCATCCCGGTAGACCGTAACATCAATTCTGCTGGCGATCACATGGCGGTCAACGATGGACGAGGAGTCAGCTCAGGTCTTCCTTCCACCGCGTGAGCGATGCTTCGAGCGTCTCCGTCTCGCCCGATTCGGCGAGACGGTGACGTGTGTCCACTGCGAGAAAGATGCTGTCGTCAAGCGGGGTACGACCGGCAAAGACGCCCAGCAATACTGGTGTAAGGCGTGCGAGACCTACTTCAACGACCTCACGAACACGATCTTCGGCCAGCATCGCTTCGGCCTCGAAGAGATGTTCTACACCGTCAAGGAGATGCGATCTGAGCCGACTGCTCAGATCGCTCGGGACCTCGATCGAGACTACGAAGCTGTCCTCAACTTCGTCCACAAAGTCCAGGACGTGAGCGGTGAGATCGACGAGTTCGACCTCTACGGCGTATGCGAAGCCGACGAGGTCTACGTCACAGCTGGTGAGAAAGGGCTCGAAGACGAGGACGGGAGTCCGCGCTCGCGCGGACTCTCAAAAAAGGACGCGGGACCTTCGCAGCAGACAAACCGCCAGTCTTGACACTCGTCCGTCGTTCCGACGGACGAGTTCGGTTTCTCGTCTGTAAGGATCTGCAAAACGCCGATGAAGATATCGCCGAGTACGGCGACGGAAGCGTGATCCTTTGCACCGACGGCTACACGATCTACGACGACATCGAGGACAAGGAGGGAGTGGACGGCCATCTGGCCGTCACTCACTCCGACACCTACGTCATTGGTGATGCTCACACGAACACTTGCGAGAACCGCCATAGCTTCCTTCGCCAGTGGCTGGCGAAGTTTAGAGGGGTCTCGAAGCACCATCTCCAGAAATACCTCGGCTTCCTCGGACTGAAACTCAACTCACCGAACGACTGGTTCGAGAAACTGCTGTGTTACGATGTATCGGGATGAGCGACAGTCTATCTCAACTACTGATGCTCTTACTCAATCTGGAGTCGTTCCTAACTATCCTCCAACAGTAGTCATCATAACGATTCACGAAGCATTTTATCCCCTGAACGATATTGTTGTCACCCACGAGACAGGATGGTCATGTAATCGTCACTTAATCGTAGCCTTTCCGGAAACTGCGAAACTCGCTCCGATGGGATTCCTCGTCGCTGAGGATATCAATGGCGAGGTCTTCGGTGACCGGGTCGTCCGCCTCTCTGGCAGCTTCCATGAGCGACCGATACGTATCGATTGCGTCTTCTTCG is a window from the Halalkalicoccus subterraneus genome containing:
- a CDS encoding IS1595 family transposase (programmed frameshift), with protein sequence MDEESAQVFLPPRERCFERLRLARFGETVTCVHCEKDAVVKRGTTGKDAQQYWCKACETYFNDLTNTIFGQHRFGLEEMFYTVKEMRSEPTAQIARDLDRDYEAVLNFVHKVQDVSGEIDEFDLYGVCEADEVYVTAGEKGLEDEDGSPRSRGLFKKGRGTFAADKPPVLTLVRRSDGRVRFLVCKDLQNADEDIAEYGDGSVILCTDGYTIYDDIEDKEGVDGHLAVTHSDTYVIGDAHTNTCENRHSFLRQWLAKFRGVSKHHLQKYLGFLGLKLNSPNDWFEKLLCYDVSG